The sequence GAGCGCGACGCGAGAGGACGACGTTGTTGCGGTTCTTGTCGAGCTCGAGGATCTTGGCCTCGATCTCCTGACCCAGGTAGGGCGTGAGGTCGCGGACACGACGCAGCTCGATGAGCGAGGCGGGAAGGAAGCCGCGGAGCCCGATGTCGACGATGAGGCCGCCCTTGACGACCTCGATGACCGTGCCGGTGACGACGCCGTCGGCGTCCTTGATCTTCTCGACATCGCCCCAGGCACGCTCGTACTGAGCGCGCTTCTTGGAGAGGATGAGCCGGCCTTCTTTGTCTTCCTTCTGGAGGACGAGGGCTTCGACGGTGTCGCCGACGTTGACGACCTCGGTGGGATCGACGTCGTGCTTGATCGAGAGTTCGCGCGAGGGGATGACGCCCTCGGTCTTGTACCCGACGTCGAGGAGGACCTCGTCGCGGTCGATCTTGACGACGGTGCCCTCGATGAGGTCTCCGTCGTTGAAGAACTTGAGAGTCTTTTCGACCGCGGCAAGGAAGTCTTCAGCAGATCCGATGTCGTTGACGGCGACCTGCTTGGGTGCCTTGGTCGTTACGATTGTCATGTAGTGGTTGCTCCAGCTGGGCATTTCTCGGGCCGCATCCCGCTCGCCCAGCGACCTCGGTCGCAGGAGAACTGTTGGTGGGAGTGCAGCAAAGCGGATGATTCGACGCAGTTTGCGCCAAGCAATTCTAGCTGTTCGCTCCGGCCTCGATCAACCCGGTCGGCCGCCCCGTCGTAATGCGGACTCCGGCCGCTGCGCCGTCACGCGGCGCCGTCACTCCGCGCCGTCACTCCGTGTCGCCCAGCAGAGCAGTGCGGAGCGTGTCGAGGCCCACTCCGCCGAGGGCGAGCGCCTCGGAGTGGAAGCGCCGGAGGCTGAAGGATCCGCCTTCGCGACGCGCGCGCTCGGCGCGGAGGTCCTCCCAGATCCGCTGACCGACCTTGTACGAGGGCGCCTGGCCGGGCCAGCCGAGGTACCGGTCGATCTCGAACCGGACGAAGGCCTCGTCCATGTTGACGTTGTCGAGCATGTAGGCCAGCGCCTTCTCGTGATCCCAGACGCCGCCGGCCGGCATCGACTCGCAGCCCGGGAACTCCTTGCCGAGGTGCGCGCCGATGTCGATCACGACTCGCGCCGCCCGCATCCGCTGGCCGTCGAGCATCCCGAGCCGGTCTCCCGGCTCGCCGAGGTAGCCGAGCTCGTCCATGAGGCGCTCGGCGTAGAGCGCCCAGCCCTCCGCGTGACCGGAGGTGCCCGCGATCGACCTGCGGTACGTGTTGAGTGTCGCGCGGTTGACGGCGGCCTGGCCGAGCTGCAGGTGGTGGCCCGGAACGCCCTCGTGGTAGACGGTCGTCGTCTCGCGCCACGTCGTGAACCTCGTGACGCCGACCGGGACGGACCACCACATGCGCCCGGGCCGGACGAGGTCGTCGCTCGGGGCCGTGTAGTAGATGCCGCCGTCGTGCGTCGGCGCGATCCTGCACTCGAGGGTGCGGATCGAGTCGGGGATGTCGAAGTGGGTGGCTCCGAGCTCGGCGACGGCTCGGTCGCTCAGCCCCTGCATCCACTCGCGAAGAGCGTCTGCCCCGTCGAGCTGGCGCGCAGGATCGGCGTCGAGCAGCTCGATCGCGCGGGCGACCGATGCGCCCGGCTCGATCTGCTCCGCGATGGCCGCCTGCTCGGCTGCCATCCGGGCGACCTCCTCGAGCCCCCACTCGTAGGTCTCGTCGAGATCGACCGTCGCGCCCAGGAAGCGCCGCGAATGCAGGGCGTACGCCTCGCGGCCGACCCCGTCGGCGTCGCCGGCCACCGGAAGGAGCTCGTCGCGGAGGAAGGCCTCGAGCCTCTGGTAGGCCGCCCGAGAGGCGTCGGAGCCGGCGCGAAGGCGCTCGAGGAGCTCGCCGGAGAGCGGCTCCCCCGAGTCGGCGCTCGCATCGTGGGCGAGCTTGCGGAAGAAGCCCTCCGGCCCCGCGTTGCGCGCGCACTGCTCGGCGACCGCCTCGACCTGGCGCTTCGCGGGGACGACGTGCTCTTCGATGCCGAGGCGCAGGGTCTCGATGTAGCCGTCGACGGCCGCGGGGAGGGCGGTCAGGCGCGACGCGATGTCGGCCCAGTCGGTTTCGGTGGCCGTGGGCATCAGGTCGAAGACGTCGCGGAGCCCCTGCGCCGGAGAGGCGATGACGTTGAGGTCGCGGAGATGGAGTCGCTGCTCGTCGTACTCGATGTCGAGAGCGAGGGACGCCTCGAGGTCGTTGCGGGTGACCCGGTCGACCGAGTCGGCCGGAGGTGTCGCACGGAGCTCGTCGAGGGTCGCTCGGACCGCGGCGATGTAGGCGTCGTGCCCGGCCGGCGTGGTGTCGCCGTACTCGCCGGTGCGGCCCTCGCGCCCGAGCCAGGTCGCCCAGAGCGGATCGAGGTCGACGAGAGTGTCGACCCACCGCTCCGCGACGGCGTCGATCGGCGTGGCGGCGCGGGCGGTGGGAGTGTCGTCGGAGCTCATGGAACGAGCCTAGCGACGACGTCCGACGCGCGATCGGGGCCGGATGCTGCCCAGGCCGGATGCTGCCCGGAGCTGGATGCTGCTCAGAGCTCGACTGTGGTGCCGTTCTTGATGGCGTCGACGACGCGTGCGACGTCGGGGTCGCCCATGAAGAGCTGGAAGGGGACGACGGGGGTGCCCTCCGCGACTGCGGCGCGGGCGCGGTCCGCCAGGTTGTTCTGGGTGACGACGACGTCGGCGTCGGCCGGGATCTGATCGAGGGCCGAGTGGTCGACCGTCACGCCGTTCTCGGAGAGCTGCTTCTTGAGCGTGGTGGCGAGCATGATGCTCGATCCCATGCCGGCGTCGCAGGCGACGATCAGCTTCTTGACGCTCGCGCCGTCGATGGTGACCATGGTGGTTCTCCTTGGGGTGCCGTCGTGAGTGGTGCTGTGTTCATCATGCTCCCGCCCCGCCGAGCAGGCGTGGGGAGCAGGATCGGCTCGGCGCAGTTCGCCCGGTTTCGGTGCGGCTCGGTGCAGTTCGCCTCGTTTCAGTGCGCCGCGGCGTCCCAGCTCTCGCCCATGCCCACCGACACGTCGAGCGGGACGGTCAGGTCGGCCGCGGACCCCATGCGGGCGCGCACGATCTCCTCGACGACGTCGGCCTCGCCGCGGGCGATCTCGACGATGAGCTCGTCGTGCACCTGCAGGAGGACCCGCGACTGGAGCTCGCGCTCGTCGAGGTCGCGCCGGACGCCGAGCATCGCGATCTTCATGATGTCGGCGGCCGAGCCCTGGATCGGCGCATTGAGCGCGGCGCGCTCGGCGTTCTCGCGGAGGACGCGGTTCGACGAGGTGAGGTCGGCGAAAGGGCGTCGGCGCCCGAAGATCGTCTCGGTGTAGCCGTCTTCACGGGCCTTCTCGACGACGTTCCGGAGGTAGTCGCGGACGGCTCCGAACCTCGCGAAGTAGTCGGTCATCAGCTGCTTGGCCTCGGCCGTCTCGATCCGGAGCTGCTTCGAGAGGCCGAAGGCGCTGAGGCCGTAGGCGAGACCGTACGACATCGCCTTCACCTTCGTCCGCATGAGAGGCGACACGTCGGCCGGCTCGACACCGAAGATGCGCGCCCCGACGAAGCGGTGGAGGTCTTCGCCCTCGCTGAAGGCCGTGATGAGCCCGGCGTCGCCGGAGAGGTGCGCCATGATGCGCATCTCGATCTGGGAGTAGTCGGCGGTGAGCAGGGTCTCGTAGTCGGGACCGTGCTGGAAGGCCGCCCGGATCTCGTGCCCGACGGCGGTCTTGACCGGGATGTTCTGCAGGTTCGGGTCGATCGACGAGATGCGGCCGGTCGTGGTGCCGGTCTGGTCGTAGGTGGTGTGGATGCGACCACCGTCGTCGACGGCCTTGTCGAGCGTCTCGATGATCTGCCGGAGCTTCGTCGCATCGCGGTGCTTCAGCAGGAGGTCGAGGAAGGGGTGCGGGTTCTTCTCCTGGAGGTCGGCCAGGGAGGCCGCGTCGGTCGAGTACCCCGACTTCATGGAGCGCGTCTTGGGCATGTCGAGCTGCTCGAACAGGACCTCCTGGAGCTGCTTCGGAGAACCGAGGTTGACCTCTCGGCCGATGACCTCGAAGGCCTCCGCCGCGAGCAGTGCCGCGGTGTCGGCGAGGCGGGTGGAGAGCTCGCGGAGGGCGGGGCGGTCGGTCGCGACGCCGGTGAGCTCCATGTCGCCGAGGACCGGCACGAGCGGCAGCTCGATGGTGCGGAGGACCCGCCTGGAGCCCTCGTCGAGCAGCGCGTCGAGCTCGTCGGAGACGCGCAGGGCGTACCAGGCCTCGGTCGCCACTCCCCCGGCGTCGTCGGCCGGGACGAGCTGGTTGGGGTCGGCCTCGGGCATGCGCTCGGCCAGGTGCTCGTAGACGAGGTCGGCGAGGGCGAACGAGGTGCGGCCGGGCCGGAGGAGCCACGCGGCGATCCGGGGGTCGCCGTCGAGCCCGGTGAGGGTGAGACCGACGCGCCGGAGGGCCTTGTAGGCGCGTTTGGCGTCGTGCACCACCTTCGGAGAGTCGGTGTCGAGCCACTCCTCGAGGGCCACGTAGTCGCCGCGGCCAGCGGCCCACGGCACGTGCACGGAGTCGCCCGCGGCGGCGATGCCGAGGCCGGTGACCGTATTGTCAGGGCCGTACTCGACGGCGACGCCGACGGCCGGCTTGTCGGCGGAGGCGTGGGTGCGGAGCCAGTGCGCCAGCTCCTCGTCGATGAGCGTGCGCACCACGGGCGCCACCGGGCCGGTGGGAGCCGCGGGCTCGACGCTCTCGGCACCGGTCGCCGTGCCGCCGCCCTCGGCGAGGGCCGTGACGCGGTCGAGCAGGGTGCGGAACTGCAGCCGGTCGAAGACCTCCCGCACGGCGGGGACGTCGATCGGCCGGCGGAGGAGGTCGTCGGGCCCGACGGGGAGGTCGACGTCGGTGACGAGCCGGTTGAGGCGGCGGTTGCGGACGGCGCGGTCGTACTGCTCGCGGAGCCTGTCGCCGACGACGCCCTTGATCTCGTCGCGGTGCTCGATGACCTCGTCGAGCGAGCCGAACTGGTTGATCCACTTGACCGCGGTCTTCTCGCCGACCTTGTCGACGCCGATCAGGTTGTCGCTCGTCTCGCCGACGAGGGCGGCGATCTCGGGGTACTGGTGGGGTTCGATGCCGTAGCGCTCGAAGACCTTATCGCGGTCGTAGCGGGTCAGGTCGGTGACGCCGCGGGCCGACGGGTAGAGCAGGGTGACGTCGTCGTTCACCATCTGGATCGCGTCGCGGTCGCCGGAGACGACGTAGACGTTGTACCCGCCCGAGGAGCCGCGGCTCGCGAGGGTCGCCAGGATGTCGTCGGCCTCGTAGTCCTCTTTGGTGATCGTCGTGATCCCCATCGCGTGGAGGGCCTCCTGCAGGAGCGGGATCTGCCCCACGAACTCCGGCGGCGTCTCGTTGCGGGTGCCCTTGTACTCCGGGTACTCACGCGTGCGGAACGAGTAGCGGGAGATGTCGAACGCCACCGCCAGGTGGGTCGGCTTCTCGTTCTTGAGCAGGTTGAGCAGCATCGAGATGAAGCCGTGGATGGCGTTCGTGTGCTGCCCGTCGCGGTTGACGAAACTGTCGACCGGGAGGGCGTAGAAGGCCCGGAATGCGAGGGAGTGACCGTCGATCACGAGGAGGGTAGGCTTTGCTGGGTCCGGCACCCCGTCAGCCTAGCGGCCCCCTCCGACACTCGGCTCGGCCCCGGACTGCCGCCGATCCCCAGGGAGAACCCGTGCCCGACACCACGCCCAGCGCCTTCAGCGACCAGGCCCTCGAGTTCCTCGAGCGTCGGGGGGCGGGTGAGCTGGCCGAGCGCATGGGCATCGAGATCGTCGAGCTCAGCGCCGAGCGCGCGGTCGGCACGATGCCGGTCGAGGGCAATCGCCAGCCGGTGGGCATCTTGCACGGCGGGGCCCACGTGGTGCTGGCCGAGTCGCTCGGCTCGATGGCGGCCAGCGTGCACGCCGGTCCGGACCGCATCGCGATGGGCATCGAGCTCAACGCCTCGCACAGTCGCGCGGCGGCGTCGGGCATCGTCACCGGGACCTGCACCGCGATCCACCTGGGCCGGACCCTCACCACTCACGAGATCGTCATGACCGACGAGCAGGGCCGCCGGCTGTCGACGGTCCGCATCACGAACATCCTGCGCGACGCCTAGGCCCCGGCTGGGCCACAGCCGCTCACGATCTGCCGCGGAAGAACTCCCGGATGTCGTCGGCGAGCAGGTCGGGCTCCTCGTGAGGGGCGAAGTGCCCGCCGCGGTCGAACACGGTGTAGCGCTCGACGGCGTAGGTGCGCTCGGCCCAGCTCCTGGGCGGGTGCGCCAGACCGGAGGGGAAGAGCGCGACCGCCGTCGGCACGTCGACCCGGGTGACCTGGGGCGTGATCCTGCGGGCCCCCTCGTAGTACGGCCGGAACGAGGTCGCGATCGAGTTCGTGAACCAGTAGAGCGATGCCTGGGTGAGCAGGTAGTCGTCGGAGAACCTCGTGCCGACGTCGCCTCCGCTGTCGCTCCAGGCGCGGTGCTTCTCGAGGATCCAGGCGAGGAGGCCGACGGGCGAGTCGGCGAGCCCGTACGCGAGCGTCACCGGCCGGGTGCTCTGCTGGTGCGCGTAGGCGCCCTCCTCGTCGTCCCAGGCGGCGACGTCGTCGAGGTGCCGCCGCTCCTCGGGAGTGACGGACGCAGGATCGACGTCGGCCGGCTCGGCGACGGACAGCACGTGGATGCCCGTGACGGCCTCCGGATGCGCCTGCCCGAGCCGCGCGGTGATCCCGGAGCCGAGGTCTCCGCCGTGGGCGGCGTAGCGCGCGAAGCCGAGGTGGTCGCGCATCAGCCGGTGCCACACCTCGTGGGTCGGGAGGGCGTCGGTGAGCGAGGGGCGCTGTTCGGAGAAGGTGAAGCCCGGAATCGAGGGGACGACGACCGTGAAGGCGTCGTCGGCGCTGCCGCCGAAGCGCTCGGGTGCCGCGAGCCGCTCCGCCAGGGGCACCAGCTCGAAGAAGGTGCTCGGCCAGCCGTTCGTCACGACGATCGCCGGGGCGTCGCCGCGGGCCGCGTCGAAGCGCAGGTAGTGGACGCGGGCGCCGTCGATGTCGGCGAAGGCAGACGGGAGCGCGTTGAGCGAGGCCTCCTGGGCGCGCCAGTCGAAGTCGCCTGCCCAGTACTCGGCGAGGCGGTGCACCGTCTCGGGCTCGGTGCCGGCCGCCCACCCCTCGACAGGAAGGACAGCAGGCCACCGGGTGCGACGGAGACGCTCGCGGAGATCGTCGAGGTCGGCTTCGGAGACGGAGATCAGCGGCCCGGTCGTCATGCGACGACGCTACGCCGACCGCCGAGGCGATGCTCGATGGCGAGGGCCGGCTGATGGGCAGCCGGTCGGAGGCTACTTCTTGACGCTGAGCTGCTCGATGATGGCCTGAGCCACGTCGTGCATGGTCAGGCGGCGGTCCATCGATGCCTTCTGGATCCAGCGGAAGGCTTCGGGCTCTGTGAGGCCCATCTTCTCGTTGAGGAGGCCCTTGGCCCGGTCGACGAGCTTGCGGGTCTCGAACCGCTCGACCAGGTCGGCGACCTCGGCCTCGAGCGTGATGATCTGCGTGTAGCGCGAGAGGGCGATCTCGATCGCCGGAAGGAGGTCGTTCGGTGTGAACGGCTTCACCACGTAGGCCAGCGCGCCGGCCTCGCTCGCGCGCTCGACCAGCTCTTTCTGGCTGAAAGCGGTGAGGAGCACCACGGGCGCGATGTGGTTCTTGGACAGCGTCTCGGCTGCCGAGATGCCGTCGAGCTTGGGCATCTTGACGTCCATGATCACGAGGTCCGGACGGAGCTCGGTGGCGAGGGCCACAGCGGTCTCGCCGTCGCCGGCCTCGCCGACGACCTCGAAGCCGTTGTCGCGCAGGATCTCGACGATGTCGAGGCGGATGAGGGACTCATCCTCTGCGACGACGACGCGACGGGGTGCTGCTGAAGTTGCCTCTTGATCACTCACGGATGCGATCCTACCGGTCTTTGACTCGGAGGGATCTCGACCTGTGGAGAGCGTCGGAGCCCGCGTGGTGCGAATGGCGGGACTCGAACCCGCAAGCCGTGAGGCAGAGCATTTTGAGTGCCCCGTGTCTGCCAGTTCCACCACATTCGCGTGCTGACAAGCCTACCGGGCCGTCACGAGGACCCGAACTGCGACTTATTCGGGCGGAATCCCCCGTGCAGGGGTCGACCTGCGATAGTGTGGGCGCCACTGGTTGTTGTGTTACGCATTTGTACTTCGCGAAGAGGCATCATTTCGTCTCTTCGTTCTTAGAGGGAGCGGACAAAGAAAGCACCGCGACGAGAGATCTCGACAGACGAGATCGGACACCTCTGATTGAAGGAATAGAAAAATGGCAACAGGCACCGTGAAGTGGTTCAACTCCGAAAAGGGCTTCGGCTTCATCACCCCCGACGACGGATCCACTGACGTGTTCGCGCACTTCTCCGCGATCGCCGGCGACGGCTACCGCAACCTGGAGGAGAACCAGAAGGTCGAATTCGAGACCGCTCAGGGCAACAAGGGTCTCCAGGCCGAGAACATCCGCGTCATCTGATCTCCTGCGGCTGACAACGCACCTCCGGGTGCCGCGTGGTCGCACTGGAACGGCTCCGGCAGCTTCGGCTGTCGGGGCCGTTCTGTTTTTGCAGCAACGTCGACGTGCTCTTATGGAGCGTGACCCACAGCGGCAGCGCACGGGCCGAAGGCCCCGCAGCGTCAGCGCTCGACCCGCACCTTCAGCGTTCGAGCCGCAGCGTCAGCGCTCGAGCGCAGCGTCAGCGCTCGAGCCGGAGGCCGAGGAGCTCGGCGACGGGCTCGTAGTCGTGCCTCGCGACGACGTAGGCGAGTTCGGCGTCCGCCTGGGTGAGAGCCGGGGTGAGCGTCCCGGTCCGGGATGCGGTCGATGCGTCGGCAGCGTTCGACTGGAACGGCAGCTCGTCGAGGGCGACGCGCGCCGCACGGTAGCGGCGCGTCAGGACGCTCCACAGGACGAGCTCGTCCGGCGTCGAGTCGTCGGGGGCCGAGCGCGCGATGTCGCCGGGGATCTGGATCGCGGGCAGCCGCACCACCTGTTCCTCGTGCGGTCGGCCGACGAGAGCCTCGCGGATGCCGATCGCCGTCGCGAATCCGACCACCCCGCCGAGCCCGAACATCATCGCGAGGGCTGTGCCGTCGGTCAGTCGGGACGTGTGCCAGGCCGAGAAGTCGATGAACGCTCCGCCCAGCACTCCCCCGACGAAGGCGCTCCAGTGCACTCGGGGGCGATTTCCGCGTCGCCGCGCCGCGTCGCTCCTGGTGTAGCTCGAGCGCGTCTCCTCCACCGAGAAGGCCGAGTCGGAGGGCACTGCGTACAGGCGTGCTCCGTGCTCGAAGCACCCGGGAGTCCCGCCGTCGACAGCCATGCGACGATCCTAGGTCCGGGCCGCGAGGCGACCCGTGAATCTCAGCAGGATCACGGCTCGTGCAGGAGCAGGCCGGGCAGAGCGAGGGCCGGCCCACCCTGGGGTGGACCGGCCTCGACGTACGGCGGACGAGCGGTCGATCGGCCGCCCGACGTTCTGCGACTACGAGCGGGCGTACGCCGGAGCAGCCTCGTTGTGCGCGTCGCCCACGCGGTGCACGCGCAGGTCGTTCGTCGAGCCGGAGATCCCGGGAGGGGACCCGGAGATGACGATGACCTTCTCGCCGACCTCGGCGAGGCCGTTGCCGAGCAGGATGTCGTCGACCTGGCCGAACATCGAGTCGGTGTGCGTCACCGGCTCGACGAGGTAGGACTGCGCGCCCCAGCTCATGGCCATCCTGCGTCGGATCGCCTCGTCGGTCGTGAAGGCCACGATCGGGATGCGGTGCCGGAGGCGCGCCATCCTGCGGACGGTGTCGCCGCCCTCGGTGAAGACGCAGACGTAGCTGGCCTGGACGAACTCCGCGACCTCGGCTGCGGCGAGGGTGATCGCGCCGCCGAGCGTGCGGGGCTTGGTACCGAGTGCGGGGATGCGCTCGAGGCCGTGCTCCTCGGTGGACGCGACGATCCTGGCCATGGTCTGCACGGTGATGACGGGGTACTCCCCCACGCTGGTCTCGCCCGAGAGCATGACCGCGTCGGCACCGTCGAGGACGGCGTTCGCGACATCGGAGGTCTCGGCGCGCGTCGGGATGGGCGACGAGATCATCGACTCGAGCATCTGCGTCGCGACGATGACGGGCTTCGCCATGCGACGCGACAGCTCGACCGCGTGCTTCTGCACGATCGGGACGGCCTCGAGAGGCAGCTCGACGCCGAGGTCGCCGCGGGCGACCATGATGCCGTCGAACGCATCGATGATGGCCTCGAGGTTGTCGACGGCCTGGGGTTTCTCGATCTTGGCGTAGACGGGGACCTTCCGGCCCTCCTCCTCCATGATCACGTTGACCCGGTCGATGTCGTCGGCGTTGCGCACGAACGACAGGGCGATGAAGTCGGCGCCGAGCTTGAGGCCCCAGCGGAGGTCGGCCTCGTCTTTCTCGGAGAGCGCCGGCACGTTGACCGCGACGCCGGGCAGGTTGATGCCCTTGTTGTTCGACACGGTGCCCGCGACGACGACCTCGGTGGTGACCGTCGTGCCGTCGGTGTCGAGGACGCGCAGCTTGACGCGGCCGTCGTCGATCAGCAGGGGGTCACCGGGCGAGACGTCTTGCGGGAGGCCCTTGAACGTGGTGCCGCAGATCTCTTTCGAGCCCAGGATCTCGTCGGTGGTGATCTTGAAGATGTCGCCGACGGCGAGGTTGTGCGGCCCGTCGGAGAACTTGCCGAGGCGGATCTTCGGACCCTGCAGGTCGACGAGGACGGCCACGGCGCGGCCCGAGTCGGCTGCCGCCTGACGGACGTTCTCGTAGACGCCCTGGTGCACGTCGTACGTTCCGTGGCTGAGGTTCATCCGCGCGACATCGACGCCCGCGTCGATGATGGCCCGGATGTCGTCATAGCTCGACGTCGCGGGCCCGAGGGTCGCGACGATCTTTGCACGTCTCATGTGTTCCTTCATTGGGGGTGATTTCGCAGGTGGACGCTCCGATGCGTCGCTCCACCCTATTCCCACCGGGAGGGTGGTCTCGTAACGGCGCCCGACGTGCCGGTGAACTCGTGCTCGTGCCGGCGGACTAGACGGAGATGGAGCGGTCGGTGGGTCGCACCGGGAACGGCAGCGAGGTCGCGCCCTCCAGGTACTTGTCCACGGCCGACGCGGTGGCGCGGCCCTCGGCGATGGCCCACACGATGAGCGACTGGCCGCGGCCGGCGTCGCCGGTCACGAACACGCCCGGCTGGCTCGTCTCGTACTGCCCGTCGCGCTCGATGGCGCCGCGGTCGTCGAACGGGACCTTCAGCTGGCCCTCGAGCGCTTCGCGCTCCGGCCCGGTGAAGCCGAGGGCGAGGAGGACCAGGTCGGCCGGGATCTCGCGCTCGGTGCCCGACTTCGGCACGCGGCGGCCGTCGACGTACTCGGTCTCGGCGACGCGGATCGCCCGGACCTCGCCGACCTCGTTCGACAGGAACTCGACGGTGGACGCCAGGTACATCCGGTCGCCGCCCTCCTCGTGCGCGCTCGACACCTCGAAGAGGGTCGGCTGCATGGGCCACGGCTGCTCGTCGGGCCGCTCCGCCGGGGGCTGCTTGCCGATGGCGAGGTTGGTGACGCTGAGCGCGCCCTGGCGGTGCGCGGTGCCGATGCAGTCGGCTCCCGTGTCGCCGCCGCCGAGGACGACGACGTGCTTGCCCTCGGCCGTGAGCTGGTCGGCGAGGGTGTCGCCGGCTCCGACGCGGTTCTGCTCGACGAGGTACTCCATGGCGAAGTGGATGCCGGCGAGGTCGCGCCCCGGGATCGGGAGGTCGCGCGGGACCGTGGCGCCGGTGGCGACGATCACGGCGTCGTAGCGCGCGCGGAGGTCGTCCCAGGAGATGTCGTGGCCGATCTCGACGCCGGCGCGGAAGCGGGTGCCCTCGGCCTGCATCTGAGCGAGGCGCTGCTCGATCTGCTTCTTCTCCATCTTGAAGTCGGGGATGCCGTAGCGGAGGAGGCCGCCGATGCGGTCGTCGCGCTCGTAGACGGCGACGGTGTGACCGGCGCGGGTCAGCTGCTGGGCGGCGGCGAGGCCCGCGGGGCCGGAGCCGACGACGGCGACCGTCTTGCCGGTGAGGCGCTCCGGCGGGTGAGGGGTCACCCAGCCGTTCTGGAACGCCTGGTCGATGATGGACACCTCGACCTGCTTGATGGTGACCGGCGGCTGGTTGATGCCGAGCACGCAGGACGCCTCGCAGGGCGCGGGGCAGAGCCGGCCGGTGAACTCCGGGAAGTTGTTCGTCGCGTGCAGGCGCTCGATGGCCTGGCGGCCCTCGCCGCGCCACATGAGGTCGTTCCACTCCGGGATGAGGTTGCCGAGGGGGCAGCCCTGGTGGCAGAACGGGACGCCGCAGTCCATGCAGCGGCCGGCCTGGCGCCGGAGCTCTCCGCTCTCCTGCTGCTCGTAGACCTCTTTCCAGTCCATGAGCCGGACGGACACGGGACGCCGCTTGGGCAGCTCCCGCTTCTGGACCTTCAAGAAACCTTTGGGGTCAGCCACCGGTCACCTCCATGATTCTGTTCCAGACGACGTCTCCGTCGAGGTCGAGTCCCTCTTCGGCCGCCGTGCGGCGTGTCTCGATCACCGCGGCGTAGTCCCGCGGCAGGACCTTCACGAACTGCTCCGCCGCCTTCTCGACGTCGGCGAGCAGCTCTTCGGCGACGGGCGAGCCCGTCTCGCGCGCGTGCTGCTCGAGCAGGTCGCGCAGGATCTCGATGTCGGCGCTTCCGAGCGGCTGCAGGAGCAGTTCGCCGGTCGCGAGGGCGTCCTCGTTCACGTTCTCGCGCCGGAGGCCGCGCACGTACGCGGTGCCGCCGGACATGCCCGCGCCGAGGTTCCGACCGGTCTCGCCCAGGATCACGGCGAGCCCGCCGGTCATGTACTCGAGCGCGTGGTCGCCCACGCCCTCGACGACGGCGCTGGCACCGGAGTTGCGGACCAGGAAGCGCTCCCCCACGATGCCGCGGATGAACATGCTGCCCTGCGTCGCGCCGTAGCCGATCACGTTGCCGGCGATGACGTTCTCCTCGGCCGCGAAGGCGGCCTCGGCGGGCGGGCGGACGACGACGATCCCGCCCGAGAGCCCCTTGCCGACGTAGTCGTTGCTGTCGCCGACGAGGCGCAGCGTGATGCCGGCGGGCAGGAACGCCCCGAGGGACTGGCCCGCGGAGCCCGTCAGGGTGATGTCGATGCTGCCCGCGGGGAGACCGTGCTCGCCGCGGCGGACCGTCACCTCGTGGCCGAGCATGGTGCCGACAGCGCGCTCGGTGTTGCGGATGGGGAGGCTGAGCGCGATCCTGCCGCCGTTCTCGACGACCTCGGCGGTCGCCTTGATGAGCTGGTTGTCGAAGTGCTTCTCGAGCTCGTGGTCTTGAGCGACCCGGTTGCGGCGCGGCTCGTCGTCGGCGAACACCGGCCCGACGAGGACCGGCTCGAGGTCG is a genomic window of Frondihabitans peucedani containing:
- a CDS encoding ANTAR domain-containing response regulator — translated: MSDQEATSAAPRRVVVAEDESLIRLDIVEILRDNGFEVVGEAGDGETAVALATELRPDLVIMDVKMPKLDGISAAETLSKNHIAPVVLLTAFSQKELVERASEAGALAYVVKPFTPNDLLPAIEIALSRYTQIITLEAEVADLVERFETRKLVDRAKGLLNEKMGLTEPEAFRWIQKASMDRRLTMHDVAQAIIEQLSVKK
- a CDS encoding cold-shock protein, with amino-acid sequence MATGTVKWFNSEKGFGFITPDDGSTDVFAHFSAIAGDGYRNLEENQKVEFETAQGNKGLQAENIRVI
- the pyk gene encoding pyruvate kinase, translating into MRRAKIVATLGPATSSYDDIRAIIDAGVDVARMNLSHGTYDVHQGVYENVRQAAADSGRAVAVLVDLQGPKIRLGKFSDGPHNLAVGDIFKITTDEILGSKEICGTTFKGLPQDVSPGDPLLIDDGRVKLRVLDTDGTTVTTEVVVAGTVSNNKGINLPGVAVNVPALSEKDEADLRWGLKLGADFIALSFVRNADDIDRVNVIMEEEGRKVPVYAKIEKPQAVDNLEAIIDAFDGIMVARGDLGVELPLEAVPIVQKHAVELSRRMAKPVIVATQMLESMISSPIPTRAETSDVANAVLDGADAVMLSGETSVGEYPVITVQTMARIVASTEEHGLERIPALGTKPRTLGGAITLAAAEVAEFVQASYVCVFTEGGDTVRRMARLRHRIPIVAFTTDEAIRRRMAMSWGAQSYLVEPVTHTDSMFGQVDDILLGNGLAEVGEKVIVISGSPPGISGSTNDLRVHRVGDAHNEAAPAYARS
- a CDS encoding glutamate synthase subunit beta: MADPKGFLKVQKRELPKRRPVSVRLMDWKEVYEQQESGELRRQAGRCMDCGVPFCHQGCPLGNLIPEWNDLMWRGEGRQAIERLHATNNFPEFTGRLCPAPCEASCVLGINQPPVTIKQVEVSIIDQAFQNGWVTPHPPERLTGKTVAVVGSGPAGLAAAQQLTRAGHTVAVYERDDRIGGLLRYGIPDFKMEKKQIEQRLAQMQAEGTRFRAGVEIGHDISWDDLRARYDAVIVATGATVPRDLPIPGRDLAGIHFAMEYLVEQNRVGAGDTLADQLTAEGKHVVVLGGGDTGADCIGTAHRQGALSVTNLAIGKQPPAERPDEQPWPMQPTLFEVSSAHEEGGDRMYLASTVEFLSNEVGEVRAIRVAETEYVDGRRVPKSGTEREIPADLVLLALGFTGPEREALEGQLKVPFDDRGAIERDGQYETSQPGVFVTGDAGRGQSLIVWAIAEGRATASAVDKYLEGATSLPFPVRPTDRSISV